The Mycolicibacterium cosmeticum sequence GTGAGGCCGAGACGGTCACCGAGGCCGAGATCCGCGCCGCCGTCGAGGCCATCATCGAGAAGGAACCCAACCCCGAGGAGATCCACCAGGTTGCCTCGCGGCTGGCCTCGGTCGGGTGGCCGCTGGCCGCGCCCGCCAGATAAGCCCCGCTCACGACACCACCCCCGGTCCACCGGACCGGGGGTGGTTGTGTGTGCGGAGCCGTTCAGAACTGGGGGATCTCGATCTCGGAGAACAACACCCGGACACCGCCGGTGGACAGCCGGGCCATCGCGGCGAAGAACTCGCCGGCCTCGGGTGTGGTGACGGCGGCGCTGGCCGCGTCGTAGTCGGAGTAGTAGAGGTCGATCGAACGGTAGGCCGGCGTCGGGCTGCCGTCCTCCTTGGGCCACACCTTGGACGCCTCGAACCGCACATATCCCGGGATGCGCCGGGCGGCCTCCAATTGCTCGGTGGGGTAAGCACTCTCGAACGCGGCGGGGTCGGCGGGGTTGTCGTAGATGACGGTGATCTTGGTCTCGGCCACGGGGCTTCCTCTCAGTTACGGACGTCGCGGCGCAGTGGATGGGTGGGTGGCACCTCGACGAAGATCAGCAGTATGCCGTCCGGATCGGTGACGTGCATTTCGTGCAGGCCCCAGGGCTCTTCCTGCGCGGCCCTGGTGATCGTAACCCCGCGGTCGGCCAACTCTGCCTGGGCGGCATGGACATCGCGGACCTGCAGCCACAGTGCAATATCCCGTCGCTCCGCTCGCCCCGCCGCCACATCCCGTCGCTCCGCTCGCCCCACCGGCATCCCGCCGCCCGACGGCTCGCCGTGGCCGGCCAGCTCCAGCAGCGACTGGCCGGCGTAGAACACGGTGCCCGCACCGTATTCGCGGGCGATGGCCAGCCCGATCTGATCGCGGTAGAACGCCACGGATTTCGGATAGTCCACCGGCCTGATGAGCATCCGGCTGGCCAGGATTTCCATCCACCCTGTCTATCACGGTCCATCACGGATTCTCGGCGGCCAGCCGGTACCCGCGCACGGCGATCGGGCCGAACACCGCGACCAGTCCGACGACCCAGGCCACCGATTGCAGCACCGGCCACAGCACCGGTCCGCCGCCGGCCAGCCCGCGCATCGCCTCGATGGCCGGGGACATCGGCTGCGCCCGCACGATCGGCTGCACCCAGCCGGGGAACACGTCGACCGGCACCATGCCGGAGTTGAAGAACAACAGCAGGAAGCACACCGTCGACAGCCCGGTGATGATGTTCTTACCGGCCGACTGGACGGCCACCGCCACGATGACCGTCGAGAAGCCGATCACCATCAACACCGGGATGAGCACGAATCCCATTGCGCCCGGCCAGCCCTGGGTGAAGCGCAGGCCCATCGCCACCCCGACCGCGGTGAGCATCACCGCGCCCGCCAGCGCCCGGGCGCTCTCGGCGAGCAGCCGCCCGGTCAGCGCACTGGCCCGGTGCACGGGCAGCGCCCACAACCGGCTCAGCAGTCCGGCCGCCCGCTCGTCGGGGATCGCCGCCCCGGTGCCCATCGCGCCGAACAGTGCCCCGGCCACCGCACACATCGGTACCAGGCCGTACAAGCTGCTGGACCCGGTCAGGTGCCGCACCGATGCACCGACCACCAGCGAGTACACGATGAGCAGGAAGGTCGGGAAGATCAGCGACTGGATCAGCACCACCGGGGCGCGCTGCCAGCCCAGCAGCAGCCGCCGGGCGTGTAACCGGGATTGACGGATCATGTTGCTCTTCTCTGCATCCGGACGGCGATCGCGCCGAACACCACCAACAGGCCCACGCACCAGGCCGCGCTGGTGCCGACGCGAATGTGCTCACCCACGGCCAGTCCACGCAGGGTGTCGGCGATCACCGACACCGGCTGATTGCGCACGAACGGCCCCAGCCAGGACGGAAACGATTGTGCCGGTGCGATTCCGGTGGACAGCATCACCAGCAGCAGCTGGGGGACCAGCAGGGTCTGGCCGGCCGCCTCGGTGCTGGCCGCGACCGAACCCATCGCGTCGGCGCCCAGGGACAGCGCCAGCGACAACAGCAGGGCCAGCCCGACGAAGGCCAGCAGATCCGCCACCCCGCCGGAGAACCGGAACCCGAACGCGAACCCCACCGCCAGCGCCGCGGTCAGCGCCGCGGCCGCGCGCACCAGCGATGACAGCATCCGCGCGGTCACCGGCGCCAGCGCCGTGATGGGCAACGAACGCATCCGGATCCCCATACCGCTCAAGTGATCCCGGGCGGCGCGGTCGGCCGTGGTCATCGCGGTGAAGATCATGGCCTGCACCACGATGACGGGCAGGATGTACTGCGGGTAGCCCATGCCGTCGGTCTGGATGACATTGCGCAGGGTGATGTCGAAGCACACGAAGAACGCGACCGGTCCACCGATCGCGAACACCAGGTCGCCGTCGCGCAGGGTGCCCAGCACCGAACGCCGGGTCAAGGTGCCCAGTGCCGTCACGCCGGCGACCCGGTCAGTTCGAAGAACACCTCGTCCAAGGACGGCTTGCGCAGCGCGATATCGGCGACCTCGATGCCGAGCGTCTCGATGCGGCGGAACACCTCGCTCAAGGTGGCCAGCCCGTCGGGCGCCGGCAGTGCCAGCGTGCCGGTATCCGGATCGGCCGCCAGACCGGTTTTCCCATCGGGTGATGCGCCGGCGATATCGGCCAGCGCGGCCGCGATGCGCGGACCGTCGGCCGGCCGGACCGGGGTGACCTGGCACACCGTGGTGCCGACGCGGTGCTTGAGTTCGTCGGCGGTGCCCTCGGCGATGACCCGGCCGTGGTCGATGACGACGATCGAATCCGACAGGGCGTCGGCCTCTTCCAGGTACTGGGTGGTGAGCAGCACGCTGGTGCCCGCGGCGGTCAGCGAACCGACCAGATCCCACACCTCCCGCCGGCTGCGCGGATCCAGGCCGGTGGTCGGCTCGTCCAGGAACACCACCGCGGGCGCGGCGACCAGTCCGCAGGCGATGTCGGCGCGGCGGCGCATGCCGCCGGAATAGGTGCCGACGCGGCGGTCGGCGGCATCGGTGAGGCTGAACGCGGTCAGCAGCTCGTCGGCCCGGGCGCGGGCCTTGGCCCGGCTCAGCCCGTTGAGTTCGGCGAACAGGACGAGGTTCTCCCGGCCGGTGAGCATCGCGTCGAGGGCGGCGTACTGGCCCGTCAGCCCGATGTGCTTACGGACGTCGGCGGCCTGGCGCACCACGTCGAAGCCGGCGACGGTGGCCCGGCCGGAGGTGGGCCGGATCAGGGTGGAGAGCACGTTGATGGTCGTGGTCTTACCTGCCCCGTTGGGTCCCAACACGCCGAGCACCGTGCCCGCCGGCATGCTGAACGTCACGCCCTGCAGTGCCTGCTTGTCGCCGAAGCGTTTGGTGACGTCCTCGAGGTGGATCGCGTAGTCGGACACGCCGTTGAGTATGACAGGCTAACCTAAGTTCTCGATCAGTCCGGTCGCCGCCGGGAGCGGTCGCTGGCCTGTAATCCGATGGCGAACGCGGCCAGATCGCCCAGGTTCATCGGGTCGCGCCCGGTCAGTTCCTGGATGCGTCCCAGCCGGTGCCGCACGGTGTTGGTGTGCAGGAACAACTCGCGTGCGGTGTCGATGACGGACCCGTTGGTGGCCAAGAAGGTTCGCAGGGTGCGTACGTGTTGGGTGCCGCGGTCGCGGTCCATGTCGGCCAGCGGATCGATGAGCTGATGCTTGAACGGGGCCAGCCGATTCGACGGGAGGCCCTCGAGCAGGCTGCCGAAGGTGCTCAGCTGGTCGGGTCCGACGCTGCCGCCGTGCTGGCGCGCCATGTCCAGCGCGATGCGCGCCTGGGTGATGGCCGAGCCGAGTTCGACCAACGGCGATGCCGCCGAATGACCCGACGGCAGTGAGAGTTCGGCGGCCGACCGGCGGAACTCGTCGCCGCCGGGGGTCAGCACCAGGCACACGTCCGGGGCGTCGCCCACCAACGCGGTGGGAAACGTCATGGACAGCACGGCGCCCGCGCCCGCGGGCCATGCCGAACACTCCAGCTCCGGTGCGGACAGGCCGGGCCAGTCCAGCAGTTGGCCCAGCGCATCGGGCAGCAGCATGCGGCGCTCCACCAGCGACAGCAGCTGTCCGACCCGTTCCCGCGACAGCGCCGACTCGATGTCCCGATCGCCCTGGGCCGCCTGCGCGAAACGGGCGATCACCTCCAGCACGGCCGGTTCCGGCGCCCGACCGCGGCCCACCCAGGACAGGCTGCCCACGCCCTCCACGGCGAGGGCGCCCTGGGCGGCACCGTCGGCACTGTCCACCACGAAGTAACCACCGAGCACCGCCCCGGCGCGGTCCAGCAGCTGGCGTACCGTCTCGCCCCGACGCTGCGACGAAAGCAGTTCCGGCACAAGGCTGTTGGTGGCACGGGCAACCGCGATCTCGCCGCCCATCCGGAAGTCCGCGACGAACCGGCTGAGCGCCGCGAACGGCACCGCCGGTGGTGCCACCAGCAGAGCCAGCCCCTGCCGACGGCATGCCGCGATCAGTGCGTCGGGCACGTCGTCGTGCACGTCGCCGACACCGAAGCACAGGCCGGACGCGCCCGCGCCGTGCAGGGCGCCGACGAAGTCCGCGCAGTCCCGGGGTGTCTGGAGGCTGATTCCCACCGTGCAGACCAGCTCCCCGCCGCGCAGGTAGCGCGACGGGTCCCGCAGCTCGGTGGTGTGCGCCCAGCTGATGGGCCGGTCCAGGTCGCCGATGGCGTCGTCGGGGGCGCTCAGCCCGAGCACCGAACCGAGCAGATCGCGCACAGTCGGGTCCGGCATCAGCCGAGCGTAACGCCGGCGTCACACCACTGCCCGGCCGCCTTTGTGCGATCGTCCAATGCGGTGGCGTGCCGATGGTGCGTTTGCAGCATCTTCGCCGCCAACGCTGGTGCGTACCCGGGCTGGGGTTGATAGTTCGTCCAACACGTCCTGAGGAGCAGCACATGTCAGCACCCGGCTCGGCACCCGCCAACGACGGGCCGCAGGTCCTGCGGCGCGAGTTCTCCCTGTGGTCGGCCTTCGCATTCGCGTTCGCCTTCATCTCGCCGATCGTCGCCCTCTACGGCATCTTCGGCCTGGCCCTGGCCGCCGCCGGACCCAGCTTCTGGTGGGGTTTCGCACTGGTCTTCGGCGGCCAGCTGCTGGTCGCGCTGGTGTTCGCGATGCTGGTGTCACGCTGGCCGCTGGAGGGATCCATCTACCAGTGGTCGCGGCGGCTGCTCGGCACCACCTACGGCTGGCTGGCCGGTTGGGTGTACATGTGGACGCTGGTGATCGCGATGGCCACGGTCGCGCTCGGCGCGGCCGGCTTCGTGGCCAACATCGCCGGTGTGCAGGCCCCCTCGGGTGGGCTGCGGGCCGTGATCGCACTGGTGATCCTGATCGGCGGGACGGCGATCAACCTGATCGGCCGGGGCGCGCTCAAGGTGTTCATGACCGCCAGCATCGTGGCCGAGGTGATCGGCTCGATCGGGCTGGGCACCTGGCTGCTGCTGTTCCATCGGCAGAACTCGATCTCGGTGCTGTTCGACGGCGGCGGCCAGGACATCGGCACCTGGGCCTATCTGAGCGGACCGTTCCTCATCGCGGTGGCGTTCATCGGGTTCTCCTTCGTCGGCTTCGAGAGCGCGGGCGCCATCGCCGAGGAGGTGCACGAACCGCGGCGCTACCTGCCCAAGGCGGTGCTGTTCTCGCTGACGTTCATCGCGCTGGTGGTGGCCTATTCCAGCCTGGCAATCATTCTGGCCATCCCGGACCTGGATGCCGTGGTGGCCGGGTCGGTGGCCGACCCGGTGTACGAAACCCTCACCACCGCACTGGGACAGGGCATCGCCAAACCGGTCGAGGTGTTGTTCGTCATCGGGTTCATCGCCAGCTTCCTGGCGTTGCAGACCTCGGCGTCACGGGTGATCTGGGCGTACGCCCGCGACGGCGCGCTGCCCGGGGCCACCGCCCTGGCCCGGTTGCGCGGCAGTGCCCGTATCCCGGTGCTGGCCATCGGTGTGACCACCGTCGTCGGCGGCGCGCTGTTCGGTTTGAGCATCGTCGCCGGCGACATCTACGCCCTGATGGTCAACTTCACCACCGGCGGGTTCTATCTGGCATTCCTGTTCCCGCTCATCGGCTTCGTGGTGGTGCTGGCGCGCAGGCGGTGGCGCGATGGCGCGTTCTCGCTGGGCCGGGCCACCGTGCCGGTGGCCGTGCTCGCCGCGGTGTGGGCCGTGCTGCAGATGCTCAACATCTCCTGGCCGCGCCCGGTATACGACCAGCGGTACCTGGACTGGTCGGTGTGGATCGGTGTGGCGGTGGTGCTGGCCGTCGGCATCGCGATCCTGGTCGGGGTACGGGGCCGCATCGTGGGTGCCGAGGTGGTCGAGGAACTCGAGACCGCCGGTGTCTGACCGGCAGGCGTCTGAGCCACCGGTGGCGGTGGTCACCGGCGGCGCCAGCGGGATCGGCGCGGCCGTCGTCTCCGCATTGCGGGGGCGGGGCTACCGGGTCGCGGCGCTGGACTTGCAGCCCCGCGCCGATGCCGATCATGTTGTCGCGGTGGATGTTTCGGACGGTCCCGCGGTCGGCGGCGCCGTCGCCGAGATCCGCCGCACGCTCGGCCCGATCACCGCGCTGGTGACCTCGGCCGGCCATTACGAGATGGCTCCCGTCGCCGAGATCGACACCCGGGCGTGGCGGCGGATGCTGCGGGTGCATCTCGGCGGACTGTTCCACGCCACCCGGGCCTGCCTGCCCGACATGCTGGAGCGCGGATCCGGCGCGGTGGTGGCGGTATCCAGTGAACTCGCCGTCGGCGGCGGCGAACACGACGCGCACTACGCCGCGGCCAAGGGCGCGATCCTCGGCCTGGTGCGCAGCCTGGCCGCGGAGGTGGCCGACCGCGGCGTCCGGGTCAACGCCGTCGCGCCCGGACCCACCGACACCCCCTTGCTGGCGCCCGACTCGCCTTGGCGCGCATCGGAATACCTCGCGACACTGCCACTGCGCCGGCTCACCGCCCCGGCCGAGGTGGCGCGCTGCGTCGAATACCTGGTGTGCGACGCCACCTTCAGCACCGGGGATGTGGTGAACGTGAACTCGGGGGCGGTGATATGAGCGGGTTGACCGGGCGCGTCGCCCTGGTGACCGGCGCCGCGCAGGGCATGGGTGCCGCCCATGCCCGCCGGCTGGCCGCAGCCGGAGCGACGGTGGCCGTCAACGACATCCGGCCCAGCAGCGGGCTGGACGCACTGGCCGCCGAGATCGGTGGGCTGGCCGCACCGGGCGACGTCGCCGACCCCGACACCTGCGGCCAGATCGCCGATACCGTCGCCGCGGCGACCGGGCGCCTGGACATCCTGGTGGCCAACCACGCGTACATGACCATGGCCCCGCTGCTGGAGCACGACGAACGGGACTGGTGGCGCGTCGTGGACACCAACCTCGGCGGCACCTTCCACCTGGTGCAGGCCGTGCTGCCGCACATGCGACAGCTGGGGGCGGGCCGCATCGTGGTGATCAGCAGCGAATGGGGTGTCACCGGCTGGCCGCAGGCCACCGCATACGCCGCGTCGAAGTCCGGGCTGATCGCGCTGGTGAAGACGCTGGGCCGGGAACTGGCCCCGGAGCGGATCATCGTCAACGCGGTGGCCCCGGGGGTGATCGACACCCCGCAGCTGCGTGTCGACGCCGACGCGGCCGGGGTCGACCTGGCGACCGTGCAGGCGCAGTACGCGCGATCGATCCCGTTGGGCCGCATCGGCAGCGCCGCCGAGATCGCCGCTGCGGTGCAATTGTTGACCGATTTCGACATGGAAGCGGTTGTCGGACAGGTGATCTCCTGTAACGGGGGAGCCACGAGGGGCAGGGTATGACACAGCATTACGTGCGGTCGCAGAACGGGAAGGTCGGGCAGGTGGACGCGCAGGCGGTGCCGCGCTATGCGGGGCTGGCCACCTTCGCGCGGTTACCGCAACGCCACGAGGTGCCCGACCACGACATCGCCGTCGTGGGGGTGCCGTTCGACAGCGGCGTCACCTACCGTCCGGGCGCCCGGTTCGGGCCCGCCGCGATCCGGCAGGCCTCCCGGCTGCTCAAGCCCTACCACCCGGCGCTGGACATCAGCCCGTTCGCGCGGGCGCAGGTGGTCGACGCCGGCGACATCTCGGCCAACCCGTTCGACATCACCGAGGCGGTCGACCAGATCCGCGCCGGGGTCACCGACCTGCTGGCGCGTCCCGGGCAACGCGTGGTGCTGCTCGGCGGTGATCACACCATCGCGCTGCCCGCGCTGCAGGCCGTGCACGCCGTGCACGGCCCGGTGGCGCTGGTGCACTTCGATGCGCACCTGGACACCTGGGACACGTATTTCGGTGCGCCGTGCACGCACGGCACGCCGTTCCGGCGGGCCGCCGAACAGGGCCTGCTGGTCAAGGACCGCTCGGCGCACGTCGGCATCCGCGGGTCGCTGTACGACCGGGCCGACCTGCTGGACGACGAATCGCTCGGTTTCACCGTGGTGCACTGCCGCGACGTGGACCGGATCGGCATCGACGGTGTCATCGAGCGCATCCTGACCCGGGTCGGTGAGCACCCGGTCTATGTGTCGATCGATATCGACGTGCTGGACCCGGCTTTCGCGCCGGGCACCGGGACACCCGAGATCGGCGGGATGACCAGCCGCGAACTGGTCGCCGTGCTGCGGGCCATGCGGGGGCTGCAGATCGTCGCCGCCGACGTCGTCGAGGTCGCGCCCGCCTACGACAACGGCGAGGTGACCGCCGTGGCCGGCGCGAATCTGGCCTACGAGTTGGTTAGTTTGATGGCCGATGACTTCTCCTGACGTGTCCTGGGGCGAGCGAAGCGACGGGAAATTTGCCTGGCCCGCGGGC is a genomic window containing:
- a CDS encoding SDR family NAD(P)-dependent oxidoreductase — encoded protein: MSDRQASEPPVAVVTGGASGIGAAVVSALRGRGYRVAALDLQPRADADHVVAVDVSDGPAVGGAVAEIRRTLGPITALVTSAGHYEMAPVAEIDTRAWRRMLRVHLGGLFHATRACLPDMLERGSGAVVAVSSELAVGGGEHDAHYAAAKGAILGLVRSLAAEVADRGVRVNAVAPGPTDTPLLAPDSPWRASEYLATLPLRRLTAPAEVARCVEYLVCDATFSTGDVVNVNSGAVI
- a CDS encoding VOC family protein → MEILASRMLIRPVDYPKSVAFYRDQIGLAIAREYGAGTVFYAGQSLLELAGHGEPSGGGMPVGRAERRDVAAGRAERRDIALWLQVRDVHAAQAELADRGVTITRAAQEEPWGLHEMHVTDPDGILLIFVEVPPTHPLRRDVRN
- a CDS encoding ABC transporter permease; translated protein: MTALGTLTRRSVLGTLRDGDLVFAIGGPVAFFVCFDITLRNVIQTDGMGYPQYILPVIVVQAMIFTAMTTADRAARDHLSGMGIRMRSLPITALAPVTARMLSSLVRAAAALTAALAVGFAFGFRFSGGVADLLAFVGLALLLSLALSLGADAMGSVAASTEAAGQTLLVPQLLLVMLSTGIAPAQSFPSWLGPFVRNQPVSVIADTLRGLAVGEHIRVGTSAAWCVGLLVVFGAIAVRMQRRAT
- a CDS encoding PucR family transcriptional regulator is translated as MPDPTVRDLLGSVLGLSAPDDAIGDLDRPISWAHTTELRDPSRYLRGGELVCTVGISLQTPRDCADFVGALHGAGASGLCFGVGDVHDDVPDALIAACRRQGLALLVAPPAVPFAALSRFVADFRMGGEIAVARATNSLVPELLSSQRRGETVRQLLDRAGAVLGGYFVVDSADGAAQGALAVEGVGSLSWVGRGRAPEPAVLEVIARFAQAAQGDRDIESALSRERVGQLLSLVERRMLLPDALGQLLDWPGLSAPELECSAWPAGAGAVLSMTFPTALVGDAPDVCLVLTPGGDEFRRSAAELSLPSGHSAASPLVELGSAITQARIALDMARQHGGSVGPDQLSTFGSLLEGLPSNRLAPFKHQLIDPLADMDRDRGTQHVRTLRTFLATNGSVIDTARELFLHTNTVRHRLGRIQELTGRDPMNLGDLAAFAIGLQASDRSRRRPD
- a CDS encoding SDR family NAD(P)-dependent oxidoreductase — its product is MSGLTGRVALVTGAAQGMGAAHARRLAAAGATVAVNDIRPSSGLDALAAEIGGLAAPGDVADPDTCGQIADTVAAATGRLDILVANHAYMTMAPLLEHDERDWWRVVDTNLGGTFHLVQAVLPHMRQLGAGRIVVISSEWGVTGWPQATAYAASKSGLIALVKTLGRELAPERIIVNAVAPGVIDTPQLRVDADAAGVDLATVQAQYARSIPLGRIGSAAEIAAAVQLLTDFDMEAVVGQVISCNGGATRGRV
- a CDS encoding APC family permease is translated as MSAPGSAPANDGPQVLRREFSLWSAFAFAFAFISPIVALYGIFGLALAAAGPSFWWGFALVFGGQLLVALVFAMLVSRWPLEGSIYQWSRRLLGTTYGWLAGWVYMWTLVIAMATVALGAAGFVANIAGVQAPSGGLRAVIALVILIGGTAINLIGRGALKVFMTASIVAEVIGSIGLGTWLLLFHRQNSISVLFDGGGQDIGTWAYLSGPFLIAVAFIGFSFVGFESAGAIAEEVHEPRRYLPKAVLFSLTFIALVVAYSSLAIILAIPDLDAVVAGSVADPVYETLTTALGQGIAKPVEVLFVIGFIASFLALQTSASRVIWAYARDGALPGATALARLRGSARIPVLAIGVTTVVGGALFGLSIVAGDIYALMVNFTTGGFYLAFLFPLIGFVVVLARRRWRDGAFSLGRATVPVAVLAAVWAVLQMLNISWPRPVYDQRYLDWSVWIGVAVVLAVGIAILVGVRGRIVGAEVVEELETAGV
- a CDS encoding ABC transporter permease, translating into MIRQSRLHARRLLLGWQRAPVVLIQSLIFPTFLLIVYSLVVGASVRHLTGSSSLYGLVPMCAVAGALFGAMGTGAAIPDERAAGLLSRLWALPVHRASALTGRLLAESARALAGAVMLTAVGVAMGLRFTQGWPGAMGFVLIPVLMVIGFSTVIVAVAVQSAGKNIITGLSTVCFLLLFFNSGMVPVDVFPGWVQPIVRAQPMSPAIEAMRGLAGGGPVLWPVLQSVAWVVGLVAVFGPIAVRGYRLAAENP
- the speB gene encoding agmatinase, with protein sequence MTQHYVRSQNGKVGQVDAQAVPRYAGLATFARLPQRHEVPDHDIAVVGVPFDSGVTYRPGARFGPAAIRQASRLLKPYHPALDISPFARAQVVDAGDISANPFDITEAVDQIRAGVTDLLARPGQRVVLLGGDHTIALPALQAVHAVHGPVALVHFDAHLDTWDTYFGAPCTHGTPFRRAAEQGLLVKDRSAHVGIRGSLYDRADLLDDESLGFTVVHCRDVDRIGIDGVIERILTRVGEHPVYVSIDIDVLDPAFAPGTGTPEIGGMTSRELVAVLRAMRGLQIVAADVVEVAPAYDNGEVTAVAGANLAYELVSLMADDFS
- a CDS encoding EthD family reductase, with amino-acid sequence MAETKITVIYDNPADPAAFESAYPTEQLEAARRIPGYVRFEASKVWPKEDGSPTPAYRSIDLYYSDYDAASAAVTTPEAGEFFAAMARLSTGGVRVLFSEIEIPQF
- a CDS encoding daunorubicin resistance protein DrrA family ABC transporter ATP-binding protein, with amino-acid sequence MSDYAIHLEDVTKRFGDKQALQGVTFSMPAGTVLGVLGPNGAGKTTTINVLSTLIRPTSGRATVAGFDVVRQAADVRKHIGLTGQYAALDAMLTGRENLVLFAELNGLSRAKARARADELLTAFSLTDAADRRVGTYSGGMRRRADIACGLVAAPAVVFLDEPTTGLDPRSRREVWDLVGSLTAAGTSVLLTTQYLEEADALSDSIVVIDHGRVIAEGTADELKHRVGTTVCQVTPVRPADGPRIAAALADIAGASPDGKTGLAADPDTGTLALPAPDGLATLSEVFRRIETLGIEVADIALRKPSLDEVFFELTGSPA